The proteins below come from a single Nitrosospira sp. Is2 genomic window:
- the lspA gene encoding signal peptidase II: MKLQVSLALALVVLVLDLVTKRWVEAILFHGEQIPLTAFFNLVLTYNAGAAFSFLSDAGGWQRWFFSVVAAGASILIIYLLRKHAADKLFCLALSLILGGALGNLWDRIALGHVVDFLDFHVAGYHWPAFNIADSAIFLGAASLILDSFLRKEPKVNGQ, translated from the coding sequence ATGAAATTGCAGGTCAGCCTTGCCCTTGCATTAGTTGTGCTGGTGCTGGATTTAGTCACCAAGCGCTGGGTGGAAGCTATATTATTTCACGGTGAACAAATTCCGCTGACGGCGTTTTTCAATCTGGTACTAACCTATAATGCCGGCGCCGCGTTCAGTTTTCTAAGTGACGCCGGCGGATGGCAACGCTGGTTTTTCAGCGTTGTTGCCGCGGGCGCTTCCATTCTCATCATCTATCTGCTGCGCAAGCATGCAGCGGACAAACTGTTTTGTCTGGCGTTGAGCCTGATATTAGGCGGTGCGCTAGGCAATCTGTGGGATCGCATTGCCTTGGGCCATGTGGTCGATTTCCTCGATTTCCATGTTGCCGGCTACCACTGGCCGGCGTTCAATATTGCCGACTCGGCCATTTTCCTCGGCGCGGCGTCGCTAATACTGGACAGTTTTTTGCGCAAGGAACCAAAAGT